The following are encoded together in the bacterium genome:
- the pyrR gene encoding bifunctional pyr operon transcriptional regulator/uracil phosphoribosyltransferase PyrR produces the protein MKNELKVMDAADIKRALQRIAYEILDSNSGPDNLVLVGLQTRGVHIARRIAAMIEEVENTPIPVGILDVTMYRDDFRVALKQPNVQITSIQFEVEGITVVLVDDVFYTGRTVRSALDAIMDFGRPGRVELAVLVDRGHRELPLRADYIGKKIPTDTDEEIRVRMLEEDGVDEVTLVTLDRGGES, from the coding sequence ATCAAAAACGAGCTGAAGGTAATGGATGCCGCCGACATCAAACGCGCCCTGCAGCGCATAGCCTACGAGATTCTCGACAGCAACAGCGGCCCGGACAATCTGGTGTTAGTCGGCCTTCAGACACGGGGTGTTCACATAGCCAGACGAATCGCCGCCATGATCGAAGAGGTTGAGAACACGCCGATCCCCGTGGGCATTCTCGATGTGACAATGTACCGGGATGATTTCAGGGTCGCCCTCAAACAGCCGAATGTGCAGATCACCTCGATACAGTTCGAGGTCGAGGGCATCACCGTCGTGCTGGTCGACGATGTGTTTTACACGGGGAGGACTGTGCGGAGCGCGCTCGATGCGATCATGGATTTCGGGAGGCCGGGACGGGTGGAGCTGGCGGTTCTGGTCGATCGCGGACACCGTGAGCTTCCCCTCAGGGCGGACTATATAGGGAAAAAAATCCCGACCGATACGGACGAGGAAATCAGAGTCCGCATGCTCGAAGAGGACGGCGTCGATGAAGTGACACTCGTCACCCTTGACCGTGGAGGTGAGAGCTGA